The Burkholderia mayonis genome window below encodes:
- the cobD gene encoding threonine-phosphate decarboxylase CobD, with protein sequence MADAPITHGGNLHEAARRYGIPRDAWLDLSTGINPQGYPVPPVPADAWRRLPEDDGVLAEHAARYYGAPSAAHVLPVAGSQAAIRALPALFERGTVGVAPLAYSEYAPAFARHGHAIASLDYGSDALPASLTYAIVANPNNPTAERVDRARLLRWHAQLAARGGALVVDEAFADADADAPASTSLAAETNRDGLVVLRSVGKFFGLAGVRAGFALAAPALLKRLRDTLGAWTVSGPARHAVLAAFADEAWQQATRERLAHDGARVAALLRANGFVTHATPLFGWTADPRAHALHEALAARGIWTRYFTHAPSVRIGLPAHEEEWRRLEHALAECVPTLSA encoded by the coding sequence ATGGCTGACGCGCCGATCACGCACGGCGGCAATCTGCACGAAGCCGCGCGCCGCTACGGCATCCCGCGCGACGCATGGCTCGACCTGTCGACGGGCATCAATCCGCAAGGCTATCCGGTGCCGCCCGTGCCCGCCGACGCATGGCGCCGGCTGCCCGAGGACGACGGCGTGCTCGCCGAGCACGCGGCGCGCTACTACGGCGCGCCGAGCGCCGCGCACGTGCTGCCCGTCGCGGGCAGCCAGGCGGCGATCCGCGCGCTGCCCGCGCTGTTCGAGCGCGGCACGGTCGGCGTCGCGCCGCTCGCGTACAGCGAGTACGCGCCCGCGTTCGCGCGCCACGGCCATGCGATTGCGTCGCTCGACTACGGCAGCGACGCGCTGCCCGCATCGCTCACGTACGCGATCGTCGCGAATCCGAACAATCCGACCGCCGAGCGCGTCGACCGTGCGCGACTGCTGCGATGGCACGCGCAGCTCGCCGCGCGCGGCGGCGCACTCGTCGTCGACGAGGCGTTCGCGGACGCCGACGCCGACGCGCCCGCGAGCACGTCGCTCGCCGCCGAAACGAACCGCGACGGCCTCGTCGTGCTGCGCTCGGTCGGCAAGTTCTTCGGGCTCGCGGGCGTGCGCGCGGGCTTCGCGCTCGCCGCGCCCGCGCTGCTGAAGCGGCTGCGCGACACGCTCGGCGCGTGGACCGTCAGCGGCCCCGCGCGTCATGCGGTGCTCGCCGCGTTCGCCGACGAAGCGTGGCAGCAAGCGACGCGTGAGCGGCTCGCGCACGACGGCGCGCGCGTGGCCGCGTTGCTGCGCGCGAACGGCTTCGTCACGCACGCGACGCCGCTCTTCGGCTGGACCGCCGATCCGCGCGCGCACGCGCTGCACGAAGCGCTCGCCGCACGCGGCATCTGGACCCGCTACTTCACACACGCGCCGAGCGTGCGGATCGGGCTGCCCGCTCACGAAGAAGAATGGCGACGGCTCGAACATGCGCTCGCCGAGTGCGTACCGACGCTTTCCGCTTGA
- the cobT gene encoding nicotinate-nucleotide--dimethylbenzimidazole phosphoribosyltransferase, with the protein MTSTFSLPHVDPLDDAELRATLARIIDHKTKPPGSLGRLEALALQLGLIQRTTAPSIVRPAMIVFAGDHGIAAEGVSPYPQAVTAQMVANFIAGGAAINAFSGVAGLTLEIVDAGVASPLPESPLLVGVAIARGTRNFAHERAMSRDEALAALAAGAARVRHHAALGTNVIGFGEMGIANTSAAACVMSRLLNVPLDACVGRGTGLDDAGLAHKRAVLERALARHADALEPLDVLATFGGFEIAMMAGAFIEAARARMTILVDGFIVTSALLVADALAPAVRDYCVFSHVSNEAGHRRMLDHFGGEPLLALDLRLGEGTGAALALPLVRAAAAFVNEMASFESAGVANRDA; encoded by the coding sequence ATGACCTCCACCTTCTCCCTGCCGCACGTCGACCCGCTCGATGACGCCGAACTGCGCGCGACGCTCGCACGCATCATCGATCACAAGACGAAGCCGCCGGGCAGTCTCGGCCGTCTCGAAGCGCTCGCGCTGCAGCTCGGCCTGATTCAGCGCACGACCGCGCCGAGCATCGTGCGTCCCGCGATGATCGTGTTCGCGGGCGACCACGGGATCGCCGCCGAAGGCGTGAGCCCGTATCCGCAGGCGGTGACCGCGCAGATGGTCGCGAACTTCATCGCGGGCGGCGCGGCGATCAACGCGTTTTCGGGCGTCGCGGGCCTGACGCTCGAGATCGTCGATGCGGGCGTCGCGTCGCCGTTGCCCGAGTCGCCGCTGCTCGTCGGCGTGGCGATCGCGCGCGGCACGCGCAACTTCGCGCACGAGCGCGCGATGTCGCGCGACGAAGCGCTCGCCGCGCTCGCCGCGGGCGCCGCACGCGTGCGGCATCACGCGGCGCTCGGCACCAACGTGATCGGCTTCGGCGAGATGGGGATCGCGAACACGTCGGCCGCCGCGTGCGTGATGAGCCGCCTGCTGAACGTGCCGCTCGACGCATGCGTCGGGCGCGGCACGGGCCTCGACGACGCGGGGCTCGCGCACAAGCGCGCGGTGCTCGAACGCGCGCTCGCGCGCCACGCCGACGCGCTCGAGCCGCTCGACGTGCTCGCGACGTTCGGCGGCTTCGAGATCGCAATGATGGCGGGCGCGTTCATCGAAGCGGCGCGCGCGCGGATGACGATTCTCGTCGACGGCTTCATCGTGACGTCGGCGCTCCTCGTCGCCGATGCGCTTGCGCCTGCGGTACGCGACTACTGCGTGTTCTCGCATGTGTCGAACGAAGCGGGGCATCGGCGCATGCTCGATCATTTCGGCGGCGAGCCGCTCCTCGCGCTCGACCTGCGTCTCGGCGAAGGCACGGGCGCCGCGCTCGCGCTGCCGCTCGTGCGTGCGGCGGCCGCGTTCGTCAACGAAATGGCGAGCTTCGAGTCGGCGGGCGTCGCGAACCGGGATGCGTGA
- a CDS encoding FecCD family ABC transporter permease, with translation MHAARAAAIWVALALGACAAFVASLTLGSVPMTPLDALAALVHCASADPLAADIVRTLRLPRALAGFGCGALLALAGALLQVLLRNPLAEPYVLGVSGGAAAFALVAMIAGGAWWLVDAASFAGALVSIAFVLGLARRELWRGEPRDASPRLLLTGVVISAGWFALITLMLSIAPEERLRGILFWLSGDLSGAASPWFALAALVVAALAALPVAPQLNVLLRGDAAAAALGVPVARLRLRIYLIASLAAAAAVTTAGTIGFVGLVVPHALRLAFGNDQRMLLPATMLAGGAGVMAADLLARTAIAPAQLPVGVMTVLIGVPLFLWMLLRRTSR, from the coding sequence TGCCGATGACGCCGCTCGATGCGCTCGCCGCGCTCGTTCATTGCGCGAGCGCCGATCCGCTCGCGGCCGACATCGTCCGCACGCTGAGGCTGCCGCGCGCGCTCGCCGGCTTCGGCTGCGGCGCGCTGCTCGCGCTTGCGGGCGCGCTGCTGCAGGTGCTGCTGCGCAATCCGCTCGCCGAGCCGTACGTGCTCGGCGTGTCGGGCGGCGCGGCCGCGTTCGCGCTCGTCGCGATGATCGCGGGCGGCGCATGGTGGCTCGTCGATGCGGCATCGTTCGCCGGTGCGCTCGTGTCAATCGCGTTCGTGCTCGGGCTCGCGCGCCGCGAGCTGTGGCGCGGCGAGCCGCGCGACGCGTCGCCGCGGCTGCTGCTCACGGGCGTCGTGATATCGGCAGGGTGGTTCGCGCTCATCACGCTGATGCTGTCGATCGCGCCCGAGGAGCGGCTGCGCGGCATTCTGTTCTGGCTGTCGGGCGACTTGAGCGGCGCGGCGTCGCCGTGGTTCGCGCTGGCGGCGCTCGTCGTCGCCGCGCTCGCCGCATTGCCGGTCGCGCCGCAATTGAACGTGCTGCTGCGCGGCGACGCGGCGGCGGCCGCGCTCGGCGTGCCAGTCGCGCGGCTGCGGCTGCGCATCTATCTGATCGCGTCGCTCGCGGCGGCCGCGGCCGTCACGACGGCGGGCACGATCGGCTTCGTCGGCCTCGTCGTGCCGCATGCGTTGCGGCTCGCGTTCGGCAACGATCAGCGGATGCTATTGCCCGCGACGATGCTCGCGGGCGGCGCGGGCGTGATGGCCGCGGACTTGCTTGCGCGCACGGCGATCGCGCCCGCGCAGTTGCCGGTCGGCGTGATGACCGTGCTGATCGGCGTGCCGCTCTTCCTGTGGATGCTGCTGCGGAGGACTTCGCGATGA
- a CDS encoding cobyric acid synthase, translating into MTANANANANANANANANANANANANANANANANANANANANANANANAARPRGTLMIQGTTSDAGKSTLVAGLCRLARRAGVRVAPFKPQNMALNSAVTADGGEIGRAQALQALAAGIDAHTDLNPVLLKPTGDRGAQVIIHGKTRANLNARAYHDYKPTAMRAVLESYGRLRGAYDAVIVEGAGSPAEINLREGDIANMGFAEAVDCPVVLVADIDRGGVFAHLVGTLACLSDNERARIRGFVINRFRGDPALLEPGLRWLEQQTGKPVLGVLPYLHGLTLDAEDMLPASARTSASRRDAGVLRVVVPALPRISNHTDFDALRVHPRVDFTYWKSGPVPDADLLILPGSKNVLADLAWLRGAGWDALIKRHLRYGGKVIGVCGGMQMLGRALDDPHGVEGAAGATSAGLDLFDYATTLMPEKTLVNVTGRLAFAGGARVSGYEIHMGQTRGPALASPALRLSGPGGERPDGAVSADGQMLATYLHGLFDTPDACAALLEWAGLGGAEPVDYPALREASLERLADTLAEHLDLDRVFAAFA; encoded by the coding sequence ATGACTGCCAACGCCAACGCCAACGCCAACGCCAACGCCAACGCCAACGCCAACGCCAACGCCAACGCCAACGCCAACGCCAACGCCAACGCCAACGCCAACGCCAACGCCAACGCCAACGCCAACGCCAACGCCAACGCCAACGCCGCGCGTCCGCGCGGCACGCTGATGATCCAGGGCACGACGTCCGACGCGGGCAAGAGCACGCTCGTCGCGGGCCTGTGCCGGCTCGCGCGCCGCGCGGGCGTGCGCGTCGCGCCTTTCAAGCCGCAGAACATGGCGCTCAACAGCGCGGTGACGGCGGACGGCGGCGAGATCGGCCGCGCGCAGGCGCTGCAGGCGCTCGCGGCCGGCATCGACGCGCACACCGATCTGAATCCCGTGCTGCTGAAGCCGACGGGCGACCGCGGCGCGCAGGTGATCATCCATGGCAAGACGCGCGCGAACCTGAACGCGCGCGCCTATCACGACTACAAGCCGACCGCGATGCGGGCGGTGCTCGAATCGTACGGCCGGCTGCGCGGCGCGTACGACGCGGTGATCGTCGAGGGCGCGGGCAGTCCGGCCGAGATCAACCTGCGCGAAGGCGACATCGCGAACATGGGGTTCGCGGAAGCGGTCGACTGCCCGGTCGTGCTCGTCGCGGACATCGATCGCGGCGGCGTGTTCGCGCATCTCGTCGGCACGCTCGCGTGCCTGTCGGACAACGAGCGCGCGCGCATTCGCGGCTTCGTGATCAACCGCTTTCGCGGCGATCCGGCGCTGCTCGAGCCGGGGCTGCGCTGGCTCGAGCAGCAGACGGGCAAGCCCGTGCTCGGCGTGCTGCCGTATCTGCACGGGCTCACGCTCGACGCGGAGGACATGCTGCCCGCGAGCGCGCGCACGTCGGCTTCGCGGCGCGACGCGGGCGTGCTGCGGGTCGTCGTGCCCGCGCTGCCGCGGATCAGCAACCACACCGATTTCGACGCGCTGCGCGTCCATCCGCGCGTCGATTTCACATACTGGAAGAGCGGGCCTGTGCCCGACGCCGATTTGCTGATCCTACCCGGCTCGAAGAACGTGCTCGCCGATCTCGCGTGGCTGCGCGGCGCGGGCTGGGACGCGCTGATCAAGCGCCATCTGCGCTACGGCGGCAAAGTGATCGGCGTCTGCGGCGGCATGCAGATGCTCGGCCGCGCGCTCGACGATCCGCATGGCGTCGAAGGCGCGGCGGGCGCGACGAGCGCGGGCCTCGATCTGTTCGACTACGCGACGACGCTGATGCCGGAGAAGACGCTCGTCAACGTGACCGGGCGGCTCGCGTTCGCGGGCGGCGCGCGCGTATCGGGCTACGAGATCCACATGGGGCAGACGCGCGGGCCGGCGCTCGCGTCGCCCGCGCTGCGGCTTTCGGGGCCGGGCGGCGAGCGGCCGGACGGCGCGGTGTCGGCGGACGGGCAGATGCTCGCGACCTATCTGCACGGCCTCTTCGACACGCCTGATGCCTGCGCGGCGCTCCTCGAATGGGCGGGGCTCGGCGGCGCGGAGCCGGTCGACTATCCGGCGCTGCGCGAGGCGTCGCTCGAACGGCTCGCCGATACGCTCGCCGAGCATCTCGATCTCGACCGCGTGTTTGCGGCATTCGCCTGA
- a CDS encoding cobalamin-binding protein — translation MRAALFRLAAACACVFPFAAAHASIVVTDDAGHTITLAAPAQRVVSLAPHVTELIYAAGGGARLVGAVSYSDYPPAAKAIPRVGSNQALDLERIAALKPDLIVVWRHGNAERETERLRALGIPLYFSEPRHLDDVATSLDKLGMLFGTRDIASAAADAYRQRIAQLRARYADKPPVTVFFQAWDKPLITLNGDHIISDVIALCGGRNVFAQLQPIAPSVTDEAVLAANPEAIVTTAAGATATRDALPDFARWRAWPKMTAVARGNLFAIDGDLLTRPAPRIAQGAEALCRDLDVARSRRPKP, via the coding sequence ATGCGCGCGGCCCTCTTTCGGCTTGCCGCTGCCTGCGCCTGCGTGTTTCCGTTCGCCGCCGCGCACGCGAGCATCGTCGTCACCGACGACGCGGGCCACACGATCACGCTCGCCGCGCCGGCACAGCGTGTCGTGAGCCTCGCGCCGCACGTGACCGAGCTGATCTATGCGGCGGGCGGCGGCGCGAGGCTCGTCGGCGCGGTGTCGTACAGCGATTACCCGCCCGCCGCGAAGGCGATTCCGCGCGTCGGCTCGAACCAGGCGCTCGACCTCGAACGGATCGCGGCGCTCAAGCCCGACCTGATCGTCGTCTGGCGCCACGGCAACGCCGAGCGCGAGACCGAGCGGCTGCGCGCGCTCGGCATCCCGCTCTACTTCAGCGAGCCGCGGCATCTCGACGACGTCGCGACGTCGCTCGACAAGCTGGGCATGCTGTTCGGCACGCGCGACATCGCGTCGGCGGCGGCCGACGCGTACCGGCAGCGGATCGCGCAGCTTCGCGCGCGCTACGCGGACAAGCCGCCCGTCACCGTGTTCTTCCAGGCATGGGACAAGCCGCTCATCACGCTGAACGGCGATCACATCATCAGCGACGTGATCGCGCTGTGCGGCGGGCGCAATGTGTTTGCGCAATTGCAGCCGATCGCGCCGTCCGTCACTGACGAGGCGGTGCTCGCCGCCAATCCGGAAGCGATCGTGACGACGGCCGCCGGCGCAACCGCGACGCGCGATGCACTGCCCGACTTCGCGCGCTGGCGCGCATGGCCGAAGATGACGGCGGTCGCGCGCGGCAATCTCTTCGCGATCGACGGCGATCTGCTGACGCGGCCCGCGCCGCGCATCGCGCAAGGGGCCGAAGCGCTGTGCCGGGATCTCGACGTCGCGCGGTCTCGGCGGCCGAAGCCGTGA
- the cobC gene encoding alpha-ribazole phosphatase — MDLVLIRHPAVAVEAGVCYGGSDVPLAADAAMGAAGILRRLSALGIAGAARASRVWSSPLARCADVARVLAREAGVPLECDARLREIDFGAWELKRWDAIGRDALDRWSADLMHAREHGGESVAQFAARVRPALAALAASGLAGWVVTHAGVMRALASHALDASLETMLARPIAMGGIVWLRRGGDAGGWRLVHWDG; from the coding sequence ATGGATCTCGTCCTGATTCGCCATCCGGCCGTCGCCGTCGAAGCGGGCGTCTGCTACGGCGGCAGCGACGTGCCGCTCGCGGCCGACGCGGCGATGGGCGCGGCCGGCATCCTGCGGCGCTTGAGCGCGCTCGGCATCGCGGGCGCCGCGCGCGCGTCGCGCGTGTGGTCGAGCCCGCTCGCGCGCTGCGCGGACGTCGCGCGAGTGCTCGCGCGAGAGGCCGGCGTGCCGCTCGAATGCGACGCGCGGCTGCGCGAGATCGATTTCGGCGCGTGGGAGTTGAAGCGCTGGGACGCGATCGGCCGTGACGCGCTCGATCGATGGAGCGCCGATCTGATGCATGCGCGCGAGCACGGCGGGGAGAGCGTCGCGCAGTTCGCCGCGCGCGTGCGGCCGGCGCTTGCGGCGCTCGCTGCTTCGGGGCTGGCTGGCTGGGTCGTCACGCATGCGGGCGTGATGCGCGCGCTGGCGTCGCACGCGCTCGACGCATCGCTCGAAACGATGCTCGCGCGGCCGATCGCGATGGGTGGCATCGTGTGGCTGCGGCGCGGCGGGGATGCGGGCGGCTGGCGGCTCGTGCATTGGGACGGTTGA
- a CDS encoding ABC transporter ATP-binding protein: MTTHGAPTSRSARYGTWRLVLKAGARTLLDDFTHTFYPDELWCIAGPNGAGKTTLITTLAGLAKPAAGHVEADGVPLADWRPEALARRCALMAQTLHDAFSASVFDTVLLGRFPHLTGWGWERPDDRAAARAALERLGLESFAARDVLSLSGGERQRVALAAALCQDAPLLLLDEPLAHLDLHHQIDCLVALADWLRAGERTAIFSCHDLNLARRFATHALLLDGNGAVHAGPVRDVLTPELASRAFGYPLVLIERDGHEALVPAWRDARGGRNRIT, encoded by the coding sequence ATGACGACGCACGGCGCGCCGACGTCGCGCTCCGCCCGCTACGGCACGTGGCGTCTCGTGCTGAAGGCGGGCGCGCGTACGCTGCTCGACGATTTCACGCACACGTTCTATCCGGACGAGCTGTGGTGCATCGCCGGGCCGAACGGCGCGGGCAAGACGACGCTGATCACGACGCTCGCGGGGCTCGCGAAGCCCGCGGCCGGACACGTCGAGGCAGACGGCGTGCCGCTCGCCGATTGGCGGCCCGAAGCGCTCGCGCGGCGGTGCGCGCTGATGGCGCAGACGCTGCACGATGCGTTCAGCGCGAGCGTGTTCGATACCGTGCTGCTCGGCCGCTTCCCGCATCTGACCGGCTGGGGCTGGGAGCGTCCCGACGATCGCGCCGCCGCGCGCGCGGCGCTCGAGCGGCTCGGACTCGAATCGTTCGCCGCGCGCGATGTGCTGTCGCTGTCGGGCGGCGAGCGGCAGCGCGTCGCGCTTGCTGCCGCGCTGTGCCAGGACGCGCCGCTGCTGCTGCTCGACGAGCCGCTCGCGCACCTGGACCTGCATCATCAGATCGACTGTCTCGTCGCGCTTGCCGACTGGCTGCGCGCGGGCGAGCGCACGGCGATCTTCTCGTGCCACGACCTGAATCTCGCGCGCCGCTTCGCGACGCACGCACTGCTGCTCGACGGCAACGGCGCCGTGCACGCGGGCCCGGTGCGCGACGTGCTGACGCCCGAACTCGCGAGCCGCGCGTTCGGCTATCCGCTCGTGCTGATCGAGCGCGACGGCCACGAGGCGCTCGTGCCTGCGTGGCGCGACGCGCGCGGCGGCCGCAACCGCATCACCTGA
- a CDS encoding adenosylcobinamide-GDP ribazoletransferase, producing MNPLAELRYFVVALGYFTRVPVPRAISGTAVDLAHAARYFPLVGVCVGALAAAVHLAASRVWPTGVAALLSIAATLVATGALHEDGLADSCDAFGGGYTRDDVLRIMRDSRIGTFGAAALVVALALKWQTLAAMPPMRAAWTMIAAHAASRTLAASLLVTLDYARAEGKAQPVARRMSASALMFAAAFGLPWLFWPDWRAGALALAVTLALRACIARYLDTRIGGYTGDCLGFAQQVFELAIYLVMLGWISS from the coding sequence ATGAATCCGCTCGCCGAACTGCGCTACTTCGTCGTCGCGCTCGGGTACTTCACGCGCGTGCCGGTGCCGCGCGCGATCAGCGGCACCGCCGTCGATCTCGCGCACGCGGCGCGTTATTTTCCGCTCGTCGGCGTGTGCGTCGGCGCGCTCGCGGCGGCCGTGCATCTCGCCGCGTCGCGCGTGTGGCCGACGGGCGTCGCGGCGCTGCTGTCGATCGCGGCGACGCTCGTCGCGACGGGCGCGCTGCACGAGGACGGCCTCGCCGACAGTTGCGACGCATTCGGCGGCGGCTACACGCGCGACGACGTGCTGCGGATCATGCGCGATTCGCGGATCGGCACGTTCGGCGCGGCGGCGCTCGTCGTCGCGCTTGCGCTGAAGTGGCAGACGCTCGCCGCGATGCCGCCGATGCGGGCCGCCTGGACGATGATCGCCGCACATGCGGCGAGCCGCACGCTCGCCGCGAGCCTGCTCGTCACGCTCGACTACGCGCGCGCCGAAGGCAAGGCGCAGCCGGTCGCCCGTCGGATGAGCGCGAGCGCGTTGATGTTCGCGGCGGCGTTCGGCCTGCCGTGGCTGTTCTGGCCGGACTGGCGCGCGGGCGCGCTCGCGCTTGCGGTGACGCTCGCGCTGCGCGCGTGCATCGCGCGTTATCTCGACACGCGCATCGGCGGCTACACCGGCGATTGTCTCGGCTTCGCGCAGCAGGTGTTCGAGCTCGCGATCTATCTGGTGATGCTCGGATGGATCTCGTCCTGA
- the cobU gene encoding bifunctional adenosylcobinamide kinase/adenosylcobinamide-phosphate guanylyltransferase — protein sequence MTPRDLTFVLGGARSGKSAHAERLAAAGGRPVTYIATARVADDEFAERIAHHRARRPADWALVEAPVELAHAIAQLDDPNACMLIDCLTLWLTNLLCPAGGQGVDDALCDARVAELEAALRATRAQVIVVSNEIGFGVVPLGADTRRFVDTLGRVNQRIAALATRVTLCVAGLPVTVKHEGDPRC from the coding sequence ATGACTCCGCGCGACCTCACCTTCGTTCTCGGCGGCGCGCGCTCGGGCAAGAGCGCGCACGCCGAACGGCTCGCCGCCGCCGGCGGCCGGCCCGTCACCTACATCGCCACTGCCCGCGTCGCCGACGACGAATTCGCCGAGCGCATCGCGCACCATCGCGCGCGCCGGCCCGCCGACTGGGCGCTCGTCGAAGCGCCCGTCGAGCTCGCGCACGCGATCGCGCAGCTCGACGATCCGAACGCGTGCATGCTCATCGACTGCCTGACGCTCTGGCTCACGAACCTGCTCTGCCCAGCCGGCGGCCAAGGCGTCGACGATGCGCTGTGCGACGCGCGCGTCGCCGAGCTCGAGGCGGCGCTGCGCGCGACGCGCGCGCAGGTGATCGTCGTCAGCAACGAGATCGGCTTCGGCGTCGTGCCGCTTGGCGCGGATACGCGCCGCTTCGTCGATACGCTCGGCCGCGTCAACCAGCGCATCGCGGCGCTCGCGACGCGTGTCACGCTGTGCGTGGCCGGGCTGCCCGTCACGGTGAAGCACGAAGGCGATCCGCGATGCTGA
- the cbiB gene encoding adenosylcobinamide-phosphate synthase CbiB: MLMPSLPAVAFLAVAGCVVDKLVGEPRAAHPLVGFGRLAAHVERLFNTGRRGRLAGLAAWLAVVAPPVALAAWLVATLPWPLAAALHVALLWFALGARSLAEHIAPIAAALLRRDLAAARALTSRIVSRDTSDADEAALARAAVESALENGNDAIFGALFWFAIAGGPGALLFRLANTLDAMWGYRTPRFARFGWAAARIDDALNWAPARLTAASYALLGDTANAWRCWHTQARHWDSPNAGPVMAAGAGSLNVVIGGPAIYHGAIEARPVLGAGEPAAPAHVAAALSLVARTMILWLALLIAGAALSIATHHG; the protein is encoded by the coding sequence ATGCTGATGCCGTCCCTGCCCGCCGTCGCCTTCCTCGCGGTCGCCGGCTGCGTCGTCGACAAGCTCGTCGGCGAGCCACGCGCCGCGCATCCGCTCGTCGGCTTCGGCCGGCTCGCCGCGCACGTCGAACGCCTCTTCAACACCGGCCGACGCGGGCGGCTCGCCGGCCTCGCCGCATGGCTCGCCGTCGTCGCGCCGCCCGTCGCGCTCGCCGCGTGGCTCGTCGCGACGCTGCCGTGGCCGCTCGCCGCCGCGCTGCACGTCGCGCTGCTATGGTTCGCACTCGGCGCGAGAAGCCTCGCCGAACACATCGCGCCGATCGCCGCCGCACTGCTGCGGCGCGATCTCGCGGCCGCGCGCGCGTTGACGTCGCGCATCGTGTCGCGCGATACGAGCGACGCCGACGAGGCGGCGCTCGCGCGCGCGGCGGTCGAATCGGCGCTCGAGAACGGCAACGACGCGATCTTCGGCGCGCTCTTCTGGTTCGCGATCGCGGGCGGCCCGGGCGCGCTGCTGTTCCGGCTCGCGAACACGCTCGACGCAATGTGGGGCTATCGGACGCCGCGCTTCGCTCGCTTCGGCTGGGCGGCCGCGCGCATCGACGACGCACTCAACTGGGCGCCCGCACGCCTCACCGCGGCGAGCTACGCGCTCCTTGGCGACACCGCGAACGCGTGGCGCTGCTGGCACACGCAGGCGCGCCACTGGGACAGCCCGAACGCAGGCCCCGTGATGGCCGCGGGCGCGGGCAGCCTGAACGTCGTGATCGGCGGCCCCGCCATCTATCACGGCGCGATCGAGGCGCGCCCGGTGCTCGGCGCGGGCGAGCCCGCGGCGCCCGCGCACGTCGCGGCGGCGCTGTCGCTCGTCGCACGCACGATGATTCTCTGGCTCGCGCTGCTGATCGCGGGCGCGGCACTGTCGATCGCGACGCATCATGGCTGA